The Leptospira harrisiae genome segment AAGGAATTACAAGAAAAAGTAGAACTCCACTTATCTTCTATTTGGAAAGACAATGTAAAAGTCTCACAAATACAACATTTGAGTGGAGGTGCTTGCCAAGATAATTATGCATTGGACTTAATTTCCAAATCCGGGAAACAGTCGTTAGTTTTACGTACGGACAAAGGGGCAAGTTTACTTTCTTCTTTGTCTAAACGAGATGAATTTAAAGTAGCCGAACTTGTTTACAAAGCTGGAGTAAAAACACCGATTCCAGTGCATTTGGAAGAAACCCCTGATATCATTGGTTCTCCTTTTTTTCTAATGGAAAAAATTGGAGGCAAAGCCACCGGACGGTACATTACAAAAGATAAGGAATTAGATTCTTATCGAAAAACTCGGATGGTAGTAGATCTAGCCGAAAACTTGGCAAAACTTCATACAGTAAAACCAAGTTCAGTTTCTGATGAAGAACTTAAACAAAAACTAAAACTTGTTACTATTGAAAATTATATTTCTATTGCACTATTAGATCTAAGACAATCGTTAGACGAACTTCCTGAAGCACACCCGGCCATTGAATTGTGTTTGTTTTGGTTGGAATCAAATGCACCATCGATTGATGAAATCGTCTTAGTCCACGGTGATTTTCGCACTGGAAATTTTATGATGAATGCAGAAGGACTCCAAGGGATTTTAGATTATGAATTTGCGCACTTTGGGGATCGGCACGAAGACATCGCTTGG includes the following:
- a CDS encoding phosphotransferase family protein, translated to MEIKELQEKVELHLSSIWKDNVKVSQIQHLSGGACQDNYALDLISKSGKQSLVLRTDKGASLLSSLSKRDEFKVAELVYKAGVKTPIPVHLEETPDIIGSPFFLMEKIGGKATGRYITKDKELDSYRKTRMVVDLAENLAKLHTVKPSSVSDEELKQKLKLVTIENYISIALLDLRQSLDELPEAHPAIELCLFWLESNAPSIDEIVLVHGDFRTGNFMMNAEGLQGILDYEFAHFGDRHEDIAWLCMRDWRFGRLNKEVGGFGDRKDFYKAYQNTSGIPVDPFKVTFWEIMGNVRWAIGSAQQTERHLSGKDKGIELAAIGRRTAEMEWEAMRLIEEISNAI